One genomic region from candidate division WOR-3 bacterium encodes:
- a CDS encoding universal stress protein, giving the protein MLEKILVATDGSDNSLRALETAAAIARALRAELMVATAVYVPPSYESDLNPEQKQGIRDAGRQMLEEAGRVLARLGVKANYRVLETEPPAQAIVRLAREGKYELIVLGRRGTSRGVEKTVGSVSDAVLRLADCSVMIVH; this is encoded by the coding sequence ATGCTTGAGAAGATACTCGTGGCAACCGATGGCAGTGACAACTCGCTCCGGGCGCTTGAGACCGCGGCGGCAATTGCCCGTGCGCTTCGAGCCGAACTAATGGTCGCGACTGCGGTCTATGTGCCGCCATCGTATGAGAGCGACCTGAACCCGGAGCAGAAACAAGGCATTCGTGATGCCGGCAGGCAGATGCTTGAAGAAGCCGGCCGCGTGCTTGCGCGACTTGGGGTCAAGGCTAACTACAGGGTGCTTGAGACAGAGCCGCCGGCTCAGGCGATTGTTCGCCTGGCGCGTGAGGGGAAATACGAGCTTATCGTGCTCGGACGTCGCGGCACGAGCAGGGGAGTAGAAAAGACGGTCGGTAGTGTATCAGACGCAGTCTTGCGTCTGGCTGACTGCTCAGTGATGATTGTGCACTAG